The DNA window GGAGGCACGCGCGAACAAAGCCGCGTTCAGGGAAGCGGCGCTGTTTACGCATCGCGGCCTGTCCGGCCCCGCGATCTTGCAGGTATCCAGCTACTGGCGGCCGGGCGATGCCGTGACGATCGATTTCCTGCCGGACCATTCACCGGACTGGCTGATTACGGCCAAGCGCGAAACGCCCCGCGCGACCGTCAAAGGCGTGCTCGGCGGCGCACTTCCCGCCCGGCTCGCCGAAACGCTAGCCGAACGGCTCGATCTGCCCGGAGAGCTGGCCAACCTGCCCGACCGCAAGTTGGAATCCGCCGCGCGGCAACTGGCCGCCTGGACTTTCGTTCCCAATGGCAGCGAAGGCTTCGCCAAGGCGGAAGTGACCGCGGGGGGCATCGCCACCACGGGGCTTTCCTCCCAAACAATGGAGGCGAAAACGGTGCCCGGCCTATATGCGATCGGCGAAGCCGTGGACGTGACCGGCTGGCTCGGCGGCTATAACTTCCAATGGGCCTGGGCCAGCGGCTGGGCGGCAGGCGTCGCGATCGGGGAGCGGTAAGCTCCAATTCCAAAAACCGTAAGTTCTGAGCCTGTCGAAGGACGTCTATCGGCCGAGCGCCGCGCCTATACGAGAAGCGCCCTTCGGAGTCGGAGACGGCGCATGGCGCCACCGGCTCAGGGCTACGGTGGTTAAGACCACCAAATGCGCCGCGGACTTCCCCCGCCCGCCCCGCCCTGCTAATCGCGCGGCCATGCTCAATCTCAACGCCATTACGGTCCGCCTGGGCGGGCGGCTGATCCTCGACGGAGCCAAGGCTGCCTTGCCGCCGGGCTCGCGCGTCGGCTTAGTGGGCCGCAATGGAGCGGGCAAAACCACGCTGGTGCGCGTCATCGCCGGATCGCTGGAGCCTGACAGCGGCGGTGCGGAAATGCCTAAAGGCACGCGCCTCGGCTATATTGCGCAGGAAGCGCCGGGCGGACAGACCACGCCGTTCGAAGAGGTGTTGGCCGCGGATATCGAACGTGCCGCGCTGATGGCGGAGAGCGAGGGCGAGCTCGACGCCGAACGCCTGGCCGAAGTCCATGAGCGGCTGATCGCCATCGATGCACATTCCGCACCCTCCCGCGCGGCGCGCATTCTGGCCGGCCTCGGTTTCGACGAAGACGCGCAGCACCGCCCGCTCGACAGCTTTTCGGGCGGTTGGCGCATGCGCGTCGCGCTCGCCGCGCTCCTCTTCTCCGCGCCCGATGTGCTGCTGCTCGACGAACCGTCGAACCATCTCGATCTGGAAGCGGTGCTGTGGCTGGAGGACTTTCTCCTCTCCTATCCCGGCACGATCCTACTGGTCAGCCATGAGCGCGATTTTCTGAACAATGTCGTCGACCATATACTGCATCTGGAGCGCGGCGGCCTGACGCTGTACCCCGGCGGCTATGACGCGTTCGAGCGGCAGCGGGCCGAGCGGCAGGCGCAGCTGGCGTCGGCCAAGGCCAAGCAGGAAGCGCAGGCCGACCGGCTGAAGGACTATATCGCCCGCAACAGCGCGCGCGCCTCCACTGCCAAACAGGCCCAGTCGCGCGCCAAGGCGCTGGCGCGGATGCAGCCGATTGCCGAACTGGTGGACGATCCCTCGCTCAGCTTCGACTTCCCCGATCCGGGCGAGCTGCGCCCGCCGCTCATCACGCTGGATCAGGCTGCGGTCGGTTATAATGGCGAGCCGGTGTTGCAGCGCCTGAACTTGCGGATGGATCCGGACGATCGCATCGCGCTGCTCGGTCGCAACGGAAACGGCAAGACCACGCTCGCCCGGCTGCTCGCTGCGCAGCTCGCCCCGCTGGATGGCGAGATGAACGCCAGCGGCAAGATGCGCGTCGGCTATTTCACGCAATATCAGGTGGAGGAACTGGACCGCGACGAAACGCCGCTCACCCATATGACGCGGCTGATGAAGGGCGAAACGCCGTCCAAGGTGCGCGCGCAGCTAGGCCGCTTCGGTTTCGGTCCGGACAAGGCGACTACGCTTGTCGGCAAGCTTTCGGGCGGCGAGCGAGCGCGGCTGGCGCTGGCGCTGATCACCCGCGACGCGCCGCACCTCCTGATCCTCGATGAGCCGACCAACCATCTCGACGTCGATGCGCGCGAGGCACTGATCCAGGCGCTTACCGCCTTTTCGGGCGCGGTGCTGATCGTCAGCCATGATCGGCACATGCTGGAAATGACGGCCGACCGGCTCGTGTTGGTCGATGACGGCACGGCGCGCGAATATGACGGCTCGATCGACGATTACATCGCCTTCGTGTTGGCCAAGGAGCCGGCCTCCGAGGGCAAGAAATCGTCCGAGCCCAAGCTCAGTAAGAAGGAAGCGCGCCAGGCCGCCGCACAACTGCGCGAGCAGAACAAGGGCCTGCGCGATGCGGCGAAGAAGGCGGAAACGCAGCTGGCCAAACTCACCACCGAACGCAGCGCGATCGACCGCGCCATGTTCGATCCTGCGAGCGCGGAGGGCAAGCTGGCAGACCTTACCATGACCGAACTGATGAAACTTCGGGCCGGCGTGGAGGAAAGGATCGAGGAGGCGGAAACCGTCTGGCTGGAGGCAAGCGAGAAGCTGGAGACCATCCTCGCCTGATCCGCATCTCATTGTCTTAAAGGAATTTTAGGTCTGCAAAGGCTAAGCCGTACCAGGGGGATTCGCTCAGGCAGGGAGTCCATCATGATAACCGTCAGCACCGATCCGAGCCGCAAACTCGTCAAGGCGAGCATGCTCGGCTTCCTTTCGCTGTCCGATGTCGCCAGCTTCGCAGAGGACGAACGCGCCGCCGTGGAATCCATAGGTCTCGGGTCGGGCGAATTTTACCTATTGATCGACACATCGGAAGCGAAGATCCAGCCCCAGGAGGTCGTCGCGGCTCTTCAGCATCTGGTGCTGACCGCCACCTATAAGGCCAAGCGGATTGCGGTGGCCCGGCAAGGCTCGCTTACCAAGTTGCAGACCCGGCGAATCCTCAGCGTTCGCGGCCATGCCGCCGTCTTCGAGACGCTGGAGGAGGCCGAGCTGTGGCTTTTCAGCGAGTTCGAGAACGATGAAGGCTTGGTCTCACGCGCCGAGGCCCGCCGCGCCTGAACCACCTCCGCGCCCAGTCGCTTCAGTTCCAGTAAAGGCCGATCGATTTACCTGTTCATCTGATCGGGCGGCGTGCCTATGTCCGGG is part of the Novosphingopyxis iocasae genome and encodes:
- a CDS encoding ABC-F family ATP-binding cassette domain-containing protein; this translates as MLNLNAITVRLGGRLILDGAKAALPPGSRVGLVGRNGAGKTTLVRVIAGSLEPDSGGAEMPKGTRLGYIAQEAPGGQTTPFEEVLAADIERAALMAESEGELDAERLAEVHERLIAIDAHSAPSRAARILAGLGFDEDAQHRPLDSFSGGWRMRVALAALLFSAPDVLLLDEPSNHLDLEAVLWLEDFLLSYPGTILLVSHERDFLNNVVDHILHLERGGLTLYPGGYDAFERQRAERQAQLASAKAKQEAQADRLKDYIARNSARASTAKQAQSRAKALARMQPIAELVDDPSLSFDFPDPGELRPPLITLDQAAVGYNGEPVLQRLNLRMDPDDRIALLGRNGNGKTTLARLLAAQLAPLDGEMNASGKMRVGYFTQYQVEELDRDETPLTHMTRLMKGETPSKVRAQLGRFGFGPDKATTLVGKLSGGERARLALALITRDAPHLLILDEPTNHLDVDAREALIQALTAFSGAVLIVSHDRHMLEMTADRLVLVDDGTAREYDGSIDDYIAFVLAKEPASEGKKSSEPKLSKKEARQAAAQLREQNKGLRDAAKKAETQLAKLTTERSAIDRAMFDPASAEGKLADLTMTELMKLRAGVEERIEEAETVWLEASEKLETILA